The following proteins are co-located in the Desulfurococcus amylolyticus Z-533 genome:
- the ahcY gene encoding adenosylhomocysteinase has protein sequence MEYKVKDLALAPQGNAKISWAEQNMPVLMLLRKRHSALKPLKGVRVGAVLHVTKETAVLMKAFVDAGAEVVLAGSNPLSTQDDIAAALVEYGVHVYAWRGQSSSEYYWCLEKIIEWRPQIVLDDGADLHALIHEKHLDLAEQIIGGTEETTTGVIRLKALEREGLLKYPVIAVNNAYTKHMFDNRYGTGQSTFDGILRATNILIAGKIVVVAGYGWVGKGIAMRARGLGARRVIVTEVNPIRALEAIYDGFEVMPMSEAAEIGDIFITTTGNKAVIRREHFEKMKNGAILANAGHFNVEVWIPDLEELARSKRHVLPYVTEYELRDGRKIYLLAEGRLVNLVAAEGHPSEVMDMSFANQFLASLYLMDNKGKLPLRVMNPPLELDEMVASLKLESMGVRIDSMTREQEEYVKSWRHGT, from the coding sequence ATGGAGTATAAGGTTAAAGATCTCGCTCTAGCTCCACAGGGGAATGCGAAGATCTCCTGGGCTGAGCAAAACATGCCGGTATTGATGCTGCTGAGGAAACGGCACAGTGCTTTAAAACCCCTTAAAGGAGTTAGGGTTGGCGCCGTCCTTCATGTAACCAAGGAGACGGCTGTATTAATGAAGGCATTCGTTGATGCGGGGGCAGAGGTCGTGTTAGCTGGAAGTAATCCGCTTTCAACACAGGACGATATAGCGGCTGCCCTAGTCGAATACGGTGTACACGTGTATGCCTGGAGAGGACAGTCCTCCAGTGAATACTACTGGTGCCTTGAGAAAATAATTGAGTGGAGGCCGCAAATAGTATTGGATGATGGTGCTGATCTCCACGCCTTAATACATGAGAAACACCTAGACCTTGCTGAACAAATAATCGGTGGTACAGAGGAGACTACTACAGGGGTTATAAGGCTTAAAGCCTTGGAGAGAGAAGGGCTACTTAAATACCCTGTGATAGCCGTGAATAATGCCTATACAAAGCACATGTTCGACAATAGGTATGGAACCGGGCAGAGCACCTTCGATGGAATACTTAGAGCCACCAACATCCTTATAGCTGGAAAAATAGTTGTAGTAGCTGGTTATGGCTGGGTTGGTAAAGGCATAGCGATGAGAGCCAGAGGTCTTGGAGCCAGAAGAGTCATAGTCACAGAGGTCAATCCCATAAGGGCTCTTGAAGCAATATATGATGGCTTCGAGGTAATGCCCATGAGTGAAGCCGCTGAGATAGGCGATATATTCATAACTACAACCGGTAATAAAGCTGTTATAAGGAGGGAGCACTTCGAGAAAATGAAGAATGGGGCTATCTTGGCTAATGCTGGACATTTCAATGTAGAGGTATGGATACCGGATCTAGAGGAGTTAGCAAGGTCTAAGAGACATGTGCTACCATATGTTACAGAGTATGAGTTAAGGGATGGGAGAAAGATATATCTACTGGCTGAGGGGAGACTCGTAAACCTCGTGGCAGCCGAGGGGCATCCAAGTGAGGTCATGGATATGAGCTTTGCCAACCAGTTCTTAGCCTCACTATACCTTATGGATAACAAGGGTAAGCTGCCCTTAAGGGTCATGAATCCACCGCTTGAGCTAGATGAAATGGTTGCATCGCTGAAACTGGAGTCGATGGGTGTGAGAATAGACTCGATGACGCGTGAGCAGGAGGAGTATGTTAAATCATGGAGGCATGGAACTTGA
- the fbp gene encoding fructose-1,6-bisphosphate aldolase/phosphatase, protein MGMKITLSVIKADLGSIAGHHMPHPDQLAAVTKMLAEAKQKGLIVDFYVTHVGDDIQLIMTHTKGPDHPDIHGLAWDAFKAATKVARELKLYAAGQDLLSEAFSGNVKGLGPGVAELEMEEREAEPVITFHADKTEPGAFNLPLFRVFADPFNTAGLVIDPKMHDGFVFEVYDVFEGRSVLLKSPEEMYDILALIGTPGRYIVRRVYRKSDNLLAAVVSVERLNLIAGRYVGKDDPVAIVRAQHGLPAVGEVLEAFSFPHLVAGWMRGSHHGPLMPVPMRYARVTRFDGPPRVIALGWNISNGKLIGPADLFDDVAFDETRRLAQFIAEYMRRHGPFMPHRLGPEEMEYTTLPLVLEKLKDRFVKSEEAKVVKKHSDMLSGS, encoded by the coding sequence ATGGGTATGAAGATTACTCTCTCAGTTATCAAGGCAGACCTAGGCAGTATAGCAGGCCATCACATGCCCCATCCAGATCAATTAGCTGCTGTAACAAAGATGCTTGCTGAGGCGAAGCAGAAGGGGTTAATAGTAGATTTCTACGTCACCCATGTTGGAGATGATATCCAGTTAATAATGACACATACGAAAGGACCCGATCACCCGGATATCCATGGCTTGGCCTGGGATGCCTTCAAGGCGGCTACGAAGGTAGCCCGCGAGCTAAAGCTCTACGCGGCTGGCCAGGATCTTTTATCAGAAGCCTTCTCCGGTAACGTGAAGGGACTTGGCCCAGGTGTGGCTGAGCTTGAAATGGAGGAGAGGGAGGCTGAGCCAGTTATAACGTTCCACGCGGATAAAACAGAGCCAGGCGCATTTAACCTACCTTTATTCAGAGTGTTCGCCGATCCATTCAATACCGCTGGGCTCGTAATAGATCCCAAGATGCATGATGGATTTGTGTTCGAAGTATATGATGTATTCGAGGGGAGAAGCGTTTTATTGAAGTCCCCCGAGGAAATGTATGATATACTCGCGTTGATAGGTACTCCTGGCAGATACATTGTTAGGAGGGTGTATAGGAAGAGCGATAATCTACTAGCCGCCGTTGTCAGCGTTGAAAGACTTAACCTCATAGCAGGCAGGTATGTTGGTAAAGATGACCCAGTTGCCATCGTGAGGGCGCAACACGGGTTACCGGCTGTTGGCGAGGTACTGGAAGCATTCAGTTTCCCACACCTGGTAGCTGGGTGGATGAGGGGAAGCCACCATGGGCCATTAATGCCTGTGCCAATGAGGTACGCTAGGGTGACAAGGTTTGATGGCCCGCCTAGAGTCATAGCCTTAGGATGGAATATCTCTAATGGGAAACTAATAGGACCGGCTGATCTATTCGATGACGTAGCATTTGATGAGACAAGGAGGTTGGCTCAATTCATCGCTGAGTATATGAGAAGACATGGACCCTTCATGCCCCATAGACTTGGACCCGAGGAGATGGAGTATACAACGCTGCCACTAGTGCTTGAGAAGCTAAAGGATAGATTTGTAAAAAGTGAGGAAGCCAAGGTAGTGAAGAAGCATAGTGATATGCTATCCGGAAGCTAA
- a CDS encoding zf-TFIIB domain-containing protein: MVKLCPRCGSPLIPVKKDGETVLKCNKCGYEVRMDKRRDKYSVKYQVDASKRVVTAQATETKETKLSPEEREILSEYYEVLLEELEREEGSSEESD; encoded by the coding sequence GTGGTTAAGCTCTGCCCTAGATGTGGAAGCCCATTGATACCTGTTAAGAAAGATGGGGAGACTGTTCTAAAGTGCAATAAATGCGGCTACGAGGTTAGGATGGATAAGAGGAGAGATAAGTACAGTGTTAAATACCAAGTAGACGCCAGCAAAAGGGTTGTAACGGCACAGGCAACTGAGACCAAGGAAACAAAGCTTTCACCGGAGGAAAGAGAGATTCTTAGCGAGTACTATGAGGTCCTTTTAGAGGAGTTAGAGCGGGAAGAAGGTAGCTCAGAGGAGTCTGATTAG
- a CDS encoding 30S ribosomal protein S17e, protein MGKVRIRIVKRTARDLLEKYPDLFTHDFQHNKVVVSRLVETQSKKMRNLIAGYVTHLVSLRLKREAAAKQ, encoded by the coding sequence ATGGGTAAGGTAAGGATCAGAATAGTTAAGAGAACGGCACGTGATCTACTGGAGAAATACCCGGACCTATTCACCCATGATTTCCAGCATAATAAGGTAGTTGTATCCAGGCTTGTGGAGACACAGTCCAAGAAGATGCGGAATTTAATAGCTGGATATGTCACGCATCTAGTGTCTCTCCGCTTGAAACGTGAGGCAGCGGCCAAGCAATGA
- a CDS encoding PUA domain-containing protein, translating into MGFIKRKPSDRELDELRWIAKIQFGVGRDFIPDDIDVVLSRSTLKIRLLLLNGEKYLTLRAGDYRFNLHIASGKVLNRILPHPKYRVYIKDECIEFVAGGGNLFNKHVLMADPGIKPNDEVLVTSSNGELIAVGRAIIPGFEMVYYKRGEAVRVREGVKK; encoded by the coding sequence ATGGGCTTCATTAAGCGTAAACCCAGCGATAGGGAGCTAGATGAGTTAAGATGGATCGCTAAAATACAGTTCGGCGTAGGCAGAGACTTCATACCCGACGACATAGATGTTGTTTTAAGCCGGAGCACTCTTAAAATACGTCTCCTACTATTAAATGGTGAAAAATATTTAACGCTGAGGGCTGGAGACTACAGGTTCAACCTTCACATAGCCTCAGGTAAAGTCCTCAACAGGATTCTTCCCCACCCAAAATACAGGGTATACATTAAAGACGAGTGTATCGAATTCGTTGCCGGAGGAGGGAATTTATTCAATAAGCATGTCTTAATGGCCGACCCCGGTATCAAGCCAAATGATGAGGTACTGGTTACATCGAGCAATGGAGAACTCATAGCTGTTGGCCGGGCTATCATACCTGGCTTTGAAATGGTTTACTATAAAAGAGGGGAAGCTGTTAGAGTTAGGGAGGGTGTTAAAAAATGA
- a CDS encoding ribosome biogenesis/translation initiation ATPase RLI, whose product MVRTAVVDRNYCKPDKCSLECIRFCPVNRGKRKKAIELSSDGKYVVIYEETCIGCGICVKKCPFNAISIVNLPDELEKILVHRYGENMFKLYNLPAPRTGGILGVIGRNGAGKSTSIKILAGQIKPNLGNYSNPPEWDAIIRYFRGSELQSYFTKLANNEIKAVVKPQYIEAARRVLKGSVRELIMKADERGLWRDIIDELNLSHLLDRKIGELSGGELQKFLVAAVLVKNGNAYFFDEPCSYLDIRERIRVASAIREFSNYEKNYVVIVEHDLMVLDYMSDNIVVVYGEPGVYGIVSKPYGTRTGINHYLKGYLPAENMRIRDEELRFRIHMQERRDVVTTYPVLKWDAIEYRYESSGFKLRVEPGEAYAGEVLGIVGPNGVGKTTFLKLLNGEIESPEKAILISAEKVSVKPQELSPKVFSEETVMANLKSASPAALDPSSWLYNELVRKLGLNKMLDRRVDELSGGELQKLAVAVALARDADLYFLDEPSAYLDVEERITTAKTIRRIVEEKGKTALVVEHDLLMQNYISDKIIVFLGKPGIEGYASGPVDIRTGFNRLLKELDITVRRDSESGRPRINKPGSVMDREQRTRGEYYLPD is encoded by the coding sequence ATGGTTAGGACAGCTGTAGTGGATAGAAACTATTGTAAACCAGATAAATGTAGTCTTGAATGTATTAGGTTCTGCCCGGTCAACAGGGGGAAGAGGAAGAAGGCCATAGAGTTAAGCAGCGACGGCAAATATGTTGTAATATACGAGGAGACATGTATAGGATGCGGTATATGTGTTAAGAAATGCCCGTTTAACGCGATATCAATAGTTAATCTACCCGACGAGCTTGAGAAAATACTTGTCCACAGGTATGGGGAAAACATGTTCAAACTATATAATCTACCAGCACCAAGGACAGGCGGCATCTTAGGCGTGATAGGTAGAAATGGTGCCGGGAAGTCTACCAGTATAAAAATACTGGCTGGCCAGATAAAGCCGAATCTAGGCAACTATAGTAATCCACCTGAATGGGATGCGATAATAAGGTACTTCAGAGGCAGCGAGCTACAATCATACTTCACGAAGCTCGCTAACAACGAGATCAAGGCGGTTGTGAAACCACAGTATATAGAGGCAGCTAGGAGAGTCTTAAAGGGAAGTGTTAGAGAGCTTATTATGAAAGCTGATGAGAGAGGCTTATGGCGCGACATAATCGATGAACTTAACCTCTCTCATCTCCTTGATAGAAAGATAGGTGAGCTAAGTGGTGGAGAGCTACAGAAATTCCTGGTCGCCGCTGTATTGGTTAAAAACGGTAATGCTTACTTCTTTGATGAACCCTGCAGCTACCTAGATATAAGAGAGAGGATAAGGGTTGCTAGCGCTATAAGAGAGTTCAGCAACTATGAAAAAAACTACGTTGTAATAGTGGAGCATGACTTAATGGTGCTGGACTATATGAGTGATAATATAGTAGTCGTCTATGGTGAACCCGGCGTATACGGTATAGTATCGAAGCCCTATGGAACTAGGACAGGGATAAACCATTACCTCAAAGGGTATCTACCAGCTGAAAACATGAGAATTAGGGATGAGGAGCTTAGATTCAGGATACATATGCAGGAGAGAAGGGATGTTGTCACCACATATCCTGTGCTTAAATGGGATGCTATAGAATACCGGTATGAGTCATCAGGGTTTAAACTACGTGTAGAACCCGGGGAGGCATATGCAGGGGAAGTACTTGGAATAGTGGGCCCTAATGGTGTTGGGAAAACCACCTTCCTGAAACTACTTAATGGGGAAATAGAGTCCCCTGAGAAAGCCATATTAATATCTGCTGAGAAAGTGAGCGTGAAACCACAGGAGTTATCCCCTAAAGTATTCAGTGAGGAGACAGTGATGGCTAACCTTAAATCAGCCTCGCCGGCAGCCCTCGATCCATCGTCATGGCTATACAACGAACTGGTGAGGAAACTTGGATTAAATAAGATGCTTGATAGAAGGGTTGACGAGCTGAGCGGTGGAGAATTACAGAAACTAGCCGTAGCCGTTGCCCTTGCAAGGGATGCCGATCTCTACTTCCTAGATGAGCCCTCAGCATACCTCGACGTCGAGGAAAGGATCACTACTGCGAAAACCATACGTAGAATAGTGGAGGAGAAAGGTAAGACTGCTCTTGTAGTGGAACACGACCTACTTATGCAGAACTATATCTCCGATAAAATAATAGTGTTCCTGGGTAAGCCCGGTATAGAGGGTTATGCCTCCGGCCCAGTGGATATTAGGACAGGCTTTAATAGGCTCCTCAAGGAACTAGATATAACTGTGAGGAGGGATAGTGAGAGCGGGCGTCCAAGGATAAATAAGCCGGGCTCTGTGATGGATAGGGAGCAGAGGACTCGTGGGGAATATTATCTACCTGATTAA
- a CDS encoding dolichol kinase, whose translation MGLITIQLARELFYTITLLVWVIIVVYPLTRYTYNLMIKHGASHIKAVYYNRKIIHILAGGVVSILIPLLRYETPYTIIPMIIILAVAVYLPHKKRQLLYWFQDPDNINEVHFIIMWGVVMILSWIIFRDWIYGVIPVSFMSFGDGVTGIVRNLLYNKRNKSWYGNLAMLVATAPVGYILAGIAGLISAIVASIVEHFEVSKRIDDNITIPLASFFTLIIFIHLGI comes from the coding sequence ATGGGGTTGATTACTATCCAACTAGCTAGGGAGTTATTTTATACGATCACCTTGCTGGTATGGGTAATAATAGTGGTTTACCCATTAACCCGTTACACATATAACCTGATGATTAAGCATGGTGCATCACATATAAAGGCTGTCTACTATAATAGGAAAATCATACACATACTCGCCGGAGGCGTGGTATCTATTCTAATACCTCTATTACGCTATGAAACACCCTACACGATTATACCCATGATAATTATATTAGCTGTAGCCGTATACCTACCACATAAGAAACGGCAACTACTCTATTGGTTCCAGGACCCAGATAACATTAACGAGGTACACTTTATAATTATGTGGGGAGTAGTCATGATTTTATCATGGATTATTTTCAGGGACTGGATATATGGGGTTATACCGGTTTCATTTATGTCGTTTGGAGATGGAGTAACAGGTATTGTTAGAAACCTCTTATACAATAAGAGAAACAAGTCCTGGTATGGTAACCTAGCCATGCTCGTTGCTACAGCTCCAGTAGGGTACATCCTGGCTGGGATAGCCGGTTTAATATCAGCTATAGTGGCAAGTATAGTAGAACACTTCGAGGTAAGTAAGAGAATAGATGACAACATCACTATACCGTTGGCAAGCTTCTTTACCCTTATAATATTCATTCACCTCGGGATCTAG
- the tpiA gene encoding triose-phosphate isomerase, whose product MVKPVLAVNFKAYYPHSFGENAYRLAKDAVRVWRETGVEVILAPPFTELKSVIEAVKDTGVKVFAQHADPVEPGAITGFIPLEGLKNLGAHGVILNHSEHRLKISDINYLVKKARRLSIETLVCADTPETGAAVAVLGPDMVAVEPPELIGTGVSVSKAKPEVVTNSVDMIRRVNKDVAILTGAGITTGEDAYIAVKLGTIGVLVASGIVKAKDPYQVMKEMAEAMLKGLA is encoded by the coding sequence ATGGTTAAGCCAGTGCTAGCCGTGAATTTTAAGGCCTATTACCCCCATAGTTTTGGTGAAAACGCTTATAGATTAGCAAAAGACGCTGTCAGGGTGTGGAGAGAGACCGGTGTAGAAGTAATACTTGCACCACCATTCACCGAGTTGAAAAGCGTTATCGAAGCCGTGAAAGATACCGGGGTAAAGGTATTCGCCCAGCATGCTGACCCAGTGGAGCCCGGGGCTATTACAGGGTTTATACCATTAGAGGGGTTGAAGAACCTGGGGGCACATGGTGTAATACTGAACCATAGTGAGCATAGGCTAAAAATCTCTGATATAAACTATTTGGTTAAGAAGGCAAGGAGACTCAGCATCGAGACACTTGTATGTGCGGATACGCCTGAAACAGGTGCTGCTGTAGCAGTACTGGGACCGGACATGGTTGCCGTAGAACCGCCCGAGCTAATTGGAACAGGTGTAAGCGTAAGCAAGGCTAAGCCGGAGGTAGTGACTAACAGTGTAGACATGATTAGACGGGTCAATAAAGACGTAGCCATACTAACGGGTGCTGGGATAACGACTGGCGAGGACGCCTACATAGCTGTGAAACTCGGCACAATAGGGGTCTTAGTAGCCTCCGGGATAGTGAAAGCAAAAGACCCCTATCAAGTAATGAAAGAAATGGCTGAAGCCATGCTCAAGGGCCTCGCCTAA